Proteins co-encoded in one Flavobacterium sp. M31R6 genomic window:
- a CDS encoding YceI family protein: MKNLKTIALAFAVALSTLTVTAQTKKVDVSKSTINWVGKKVTGEHTGTVNIKSGALVFKKNALTGGTFTVDMTTLTSTDLTGEYLGKLNGHLKADDFFGTDKYPTSTLVFKTIAAKGNGVYTVTADLTIKAKTNPVTFDITVKGDTATTAFKVDRTKYDIKYGSKSFFEGLGDKTIYDDFDLTVNLKF; this comes from the coding sequence ATGAAAAATTTAAAAACAATTGCATTGGCATTCGCAGTCGCATTATCTACATTAACAGTAACTGCACAAACTAAAAAAGTAGACGTTTCAAAAAGTACAATCAACTGGGTTGGAAAAAAAGTAACAGGTGAACATACAGGAACTGTAAACATCAAAAGTGGTGCTTTAGTTTTCAAAAAAAATGCATTAACTGGGGGAACTTTCACTGTTGATATGACAACATTAACTTCTACAGATTTAACCGGAGAATACCTAGGGAAATTAAACGGTCACTTGAAAGCAGACGATTTCTTTGGAACAGACAAATACCCTACTTCAACTTTAGTTTTCAAAACTATTGCTGCTAAAGGAAATGGAGTGTATACAGTTACTGCTGATTTGACAATCAAAGCGAAAACAAATCCTGTTACTTTTGACATTACTGTAAAAGGAGATACTGCTACTACAGCATTCAAAGTTGACAGAACTAAATACGATATTAAATACGGTTCAAAAAGTTTCTTCGAAGGTTTAGGAGATAAAACTATCTACGATGATTTCGACTTAACAGTGAA
- a CDS encoding DUF2252 domain-containing protein: MDRKTINYFKSKQKTIEERFEEGKVLRDKFSRKEQGDYKPDPKRADPVSILEEQGKTRLTELVPIRYARMLTSPFAFLRGAAAIMAADLAVGPKTTGINVQTCGDMHVANFGIFASAERNLIFGINDFDETLPGPWEWDIKRLVTSIVASGRFLGAKNNLCVESVLAAVNSYKKSMRNYSEMGHIELVYATMTEKDLQRKLPPEVQKGLKKITDKARERTHFQVLDKMANIVDNKYRLRDDAPFIVHETHTKSGRTVDEALGLFLESYMLSLADDRKQLLKHYRIVDVARKVVGVGSVGTRCWIVFMLGSNSEDPLFLQIKEAQPSVLEPFISKSIYTNHGQRVVAGQRLLQAAPDIFLGWGEQDGIHFYVRQLRDMKGGLEFDPDKVNINNYPEYCKLCGEALALAHAKSGDAAMISGYLGKSDEFDQAMVQFASAYADQTEKDYQALEAAAASGRIKVARAES, from the coding sequence ATGGATAGAAAAACAATAAATTACTTTAAATCGAAACAAAAAACGATTGAAGAACGCTTTGAGGAAGGCAAAGTGCTGCGAGATAAATTTTCTAGAAAAGAACAAGGGGATTACAAACCCGATCCTAAACGTGCGGATCCTGTTTCTATTTTAGAAGAACAAGGGAAAACCCGTCTCACCGAACTGGTGCCTATACGGTATGCCCGTATGCTAACTTCTCCGTTCGCATTTCTTCGGGGAGCTGCGGCTATTATGGCCGCTGACCTTGCCGTTGGCCCAAAAACAACCGGAATAAATGTACAGACCTGTGGAGACATGCATGTGGCCAACTTTGGCATATTTGCATCAGCGGAACGCAACCTTATTTTTGGCATCAATGATTTTGATGAAACCTTGCCGGGTCCATGGGAATGGGATATAAAACGGCTTGTAACAAGTATTGTTGCATCAGGAAGATTCTTGGGTGCCAAAAATAATTTATGTGTTGAAAGTGTTTTGGCTGCGGTTAATTCCTACAAAAAAAGTATGAGAAATTATTCCGAAATGGGTCACATTGAATTGGTTTACGCCACTATGACCGAAAAAGATCTTCAAAGAAAACTGCCTCCAGAAGTACAAAAAGGCTTGAAAAAAATTACCGACAAAGCCCGTGAACGAACCCATTTTCAAGTGCTTGATAAAATGGCCAATATAGTAGACAATAAATATAGATTAAGAGATGATGCACCTTTTATTGTACATGAAACACACACAAAAAGCGGAAGAACAGTTGATGAAGCATTGGGGCTATTTCTTGAATCCTATATGCTCTCCCTTGCAGACGACCGTAAGCAATTGTTGAAACATTACCGCATTGTTGATGTGGCTCGTAAAGTTGTTGGTGTAGGAAGTGTAGGAACACGATGCTGGATTGTTTTTATGCTAGGAAGCAATTCTGAAGATCCTTTGTTTTTGCAGATAAAAGAAGCACAGCCTTCTGTCTTAGAACCTTTTATTTCAAAAAGCATTTATACAAATCACGGACAGCGCGTTGTAGCTGGACAACGATTGCTACAAGCCGCTCCTGATATTTTCCTGGGTTGGGGCGAGCAGGATGGCATTCATTTTTATGTGCGCCAGTTGCGCGACATGAAAGGTGGTTTGGAATTTGATCCTGATAAAGTAAATATTAATAACTATCCTGAATACTGCAAACTTTGTGGAGAGGCTTTAGCATTGGCACATGCCAAATCTGGAGATGCTGCTATGATTTCCGGTTATCTTGGAAAAAGCGATGAATTTGATCAAGCTATGGTTCAGTTTGCTTCTGCGTATGCAGATCAGACGGAAAAGGATTATCAAGCTTTGGAGGCCGCGGCAGCCAGTGGACGAATTAAAGTGGCGCGAGCAGAGTCCTAA
- a CDS encoding MarR family winged helix-turn-helix transcriptional regulator yields MKIEDELKSTVDYTKSTRVVLNLMYTQNVITDSFNEIIKPYDISGEQYNVLRILRGQKGHPANMCIIQERMLARTSNTTRLVDKLLLKDLVTRNVCPENRRKIEVLITQKGLDLLTELDPKVKEHEEIFSKNLNEEELVQLNTLLEKYRTK; encoded by the coding sequence ATGAAGATTGAAGATGAATTAAAAAGTACGGTTGATTATACTAAATCAACGAGAGTGGTTTTAAATTTGATGTACACGCAAAACGTAATCACTGACAGCTTTAATGAAATCATAAAACCTTATGATATTTCAGGGGAACAGTATAATGTATTACGAATATTGAGAGGACAAAAAGGGCATCCTGCAAATATGTGTATCATACAGGAACGAATGCTTGCCAGAACGAGTAATACAACAAGACTGGTTGATAAATTGCTACTCAAAGATTTGGTCACACGTAATGTTTGTCCAGAAAACAGAAGAAAAATTGAAGTTTTAATCACACAAAAAGGTTTGGATTTATTAACCGAACTGGATCCAAAAGTAAAAGAGCACGAAGAAATATTCTCCAAAAATTTAAATGAAGAAGAATTAGTACAATTGAATACCCTATTAGAAAAATACCGAACTAAATAA
- a CDS encoding DUF2892 domain-containing protein, whose product MKNRIVRGIAGTFILASLLLSIYVNQNWLWFTAFVGANLLQSSITKWCLMDDILNKLGVKD is encoded by the coding sequence ATGAAAAATAGAATCGTAAGAGGTATTGCAGGTACATTCATCTTAGCCAGTTTGCTGTTATCCATTTATGTCAATCAAAATTGGTTGTGGTTTACGGCCTTTGTAGGTGCCAATTTATTGCAATCGTCTATAACCAAATGGTGCTTGATGGATGACATCCTAAACAAACTAGGAGTGAAAGACTAA
- a CDS encoding ZIP family metal transporter, with the protein MLGHNIPMVLAIILDGIAESIVIGLGILEGGTISLAMLSAVFISNLPESIAGSSGMKSDGWKKSNFFLLWLFIALSLAVITIGGFSLFTTTSEKWLSFIQAFAGGAILMMLANSMIPEAYEHGGKHAGVATILGFSLSVFIIIFEYSH; encoded by the coding sequence GTGCTGGGGCACAATATTCCCATGGTATTGGCCATTATCCTTGACGGAATTGCTGAATCTATAGTAATCGGGTTGGGGATACTTGAAGGCGGAACGATAAGCCTGGCTATGCTATCGGCTGTTTTTATATCCAACCTTCCCGAATCGATTGCGGGATCATCCGGAATGAAAAGCGATGGGTGGAAAAAGAGTAATTTTTTTTTATTGTGGCTTTTCATTGCCTTATCGCTAGCCGTTATCACTATTGGAGGATTCAGCCTTTTTACCACTACATCCGAGAAATGGCTGTCCTTTATTCAAGCATTTGCAGGAGGCGCAATTCTAATGATGCTGGCCAACTCGATGATCCCGGAAGCTTATGAGCACGGAGGAAAACATGCCGGTGTGGCTACCATTCTAGGATTTTCCCTTTCTGTATTTATTATTATATTTGAGTATTCACACTGA